The genomic region TCTCCTGCTGTTTTTGTTCCCCTTTATTTGCTCAGCCTAAATCTACACCGCCTGCCAAACCAGTAGCTCAGCCGCCCTCCGCCCAGCCGTTCACCTCTGTGGCGAGCCATGCTGGCGGTTTGAGCGAAACGGACCCGCAGCGGGTTGGCTTCAGCGCCGATCGTCTCCAGCGCATTGACCGCCTCCTTCAGGAATATGTCGATAAAAAGCGCATTCCGGGCGCGGTTGCGCTGGTGGCACGCAACGGACAACTGGTGTATCATAAAGGCATTGGGCAGGACGATACGGAGGCAGGAAAGGCGATGAAACGGGAAGCCATCTTTCGCATTACCGGACTCACCAAACTGGCAACCACCATTGCCGTGATGATGCTGTACGAAGAGGGCAAGCTGCTGCTGGACGACCCGATTGCCCGGTACATTCCCGAGTTCCGCAATGCCAAGGTTCTGGGTAGGTTCAATCCACGGGATAGCTCCTTTACCTCCGTGCCCGCCAAACGACAGATTACCATCCGAAATCTGCTCAATCATACGTCCGGAATCAGTTACCCCATTGTCGGGTTAGGCCCAAAGGAGGCAATGGCTATTTACCAGAAAAACCGCATTCCGAACGGAGTCGGTACGCCCAGCGCAAACCTGGCAGCTTCGGTAAAAACTCTTGCTCAGCTTCCGCTGATGCACCAGCCCGGCGAGAAATTCACTTACGGCCTCAATACCGATGTGCTCGGCTACCTGGTGGAACTGGTATCCGGTCAGAAGCTGGATCAGTTTCTGCGGACCCGCCTGTTTGAGCCGCTCGGCATGAAAGACACTTATTTTTACCTTCCTGCCGAAAAAGCCAACCTGCTCACTCCGCTTTATACCGAAGACACGACCCGGACGGTCAAGAAGATGCCCGCTCAGATGAATCCTGACTACCCCAAAGCGGCCGGAACGTACTTATCGGGCGGCTCCGGGCTCTGTTCAACCGCTCTGGATTATGCCGCTCTGGTCCAGATGATTCTGAATCAGGGCGAATTCAACGGCAAGCGCATCCTGAGCCCGATGAGTGTGCGGATGATGGCCACCAACCAGATCGGCAGCCTGGCCATCGGGGCCCGACGGTTCGGTTTTGGTATGGCCCTGGCTACCAGTCAGGAAGCTTCCCTGCGGCCGGTGTCCGAAGGCACGATGGAATGGTCCGGCATTCTCGGAACGACCTTCTTTGCCGATCCGAAAGAGAATCTGATCGGTATCCTTTTTATCAATAAATACCCCAACAGCTTCGGGGATGTGGACGACAAATTCAAGGTGCTCGTCTACCAGGCGCTGACCGGACCGGAAACTTCTTCCTTTCAGGCAATCCGTTAATTTTTCCTAAAATCCGTCCTGGCGGTTCAGGCAGGCGGTTGGCGTTCGGGCAAAATGTCTATTTTTGCGGAAACACCAATCGCCTGTCAACGTTTTTATGGCTACCAAAAAGAGAGTGGGTTCGTATCCGAGCGGGATGATTCTTTTCAGCCTGACCTCGGCGTTGTTTCTCATGGGCTTCTGCGGACTGCTTGCCCTGCAGTCCAAAAAGCTGGTTCAGTATATCAAGGAAAACAACGAAGTGCGGGCTTTTCTCGACAAGGATCTGGAAAAAGATAAACGGGAAGCCCTGCAGAAAACCATTTACGCCAAGCCTTATATATTATATACGAATACGGCTCCCCAGGTCACCTTCGTTAGCCGGGATGATGCCGCCAAGGAATTCATCGCCGAAACAAAGGAGAATTTCAACGACCTGCTGACGGAAAACCCGCTGCGTGACTCCTACCGGATCAAACTGCGCGAGGATTATTTTGAAGAAGCCAAACTTCGTTCCGTAAAGCAGGATTTGGAGAGCGTCGACGGCGTCTTTGAAGTCGTTTATCAGGAAAATATTGTGGATGAAATCAACCGCAACATCACAAAAGTGTACATCGTGCTCTCAGTTTTTGCGGTGATTCTGCTGATTATCATTGTCGTGCTGATGAATAATACGATCCGGCTGGCGCTGTATTCCCAGCGGCTGCTCATCCGGAGTATGCAGCTCGTCGGGGCGACCAACGGCTTTATTCAGCGGCCATTCCTGTGGCGGGGCATTGTTCAGGGTTTTCTGGCCGGACTTATCGCCACGGGTCTGCTGATCGGCCTGCAGCAACTGGCAAACCAGAACATCGAAGGCTGGGCCATGCTTCAGGAACTGGACAAAATCGGTCTGATGTTTGCCGGTCTGCTGGTGTTGGGCATGATTATTGGCCTGATCAGTACGTTCCAGGCCGTTCATCGCTACCTGCGAATGTCGCTCGATGAACTTTATTAAGAATTAATTACGGTCAATAGTCGCTTCGTAAAAACTGAACGCGAAGTCGATAAGGGCCGGAGAATGAATACGTTAAAACCTGATTTTTATGACTAAACTTCCCTTTGGCAAAGCCAACTACACGCTGATGATTGTGGGCGTGGTGGTCATTCTGCTGGGCTTTTTCATCATGAGCCTGGACAAAGAAGAATTCGGCTTTGGTGCGCTCGGCCTGACGGTTGGCCCCCTGATCGTGTTTTCCGGATTTATTATTGAATTTTTTGCCATACTTCGCCGCACCGGGCAGGATAGTCAGTCGAATCAATGAGTTTATTTCACGCCATCATGCTGGCGATCATCGAAGGACTGACGGAGTTTCTGCCGGTTTCTTCCACGGGCCACATGATTATTTACTCTTCTCTGGTCGGTATCAGCAGCCAGGAGTTTACCAAGCTTTTTACCATCAATATTCAGTTTGGCTGTATTCTTTCGGTTCTGGTGCTGTATCGCCGCCGATTTCTGGTAGAAGCCCGGAAAGCCGTTCAGCAAACTCCCATTTGGTACTCGGCCCTGCCGGCCGGTCTGCAAAAGGCCACCCGCGGCCATGTGGGCATGCTTGATTTTTACATCAAACTGTTTGTTGCCTTCCTGCCCGCAGCGGTCATCGGCTTTCTGCTGAACGATTTCATCGATTCGCTGCTGGAAAACATTTATGTGGTCGCCATCTCGCTGCTGCTCGGTGGCTTTGTCCTGATTTACATCGACCGCCTCATCAACCGGGTGGACCGCGACTACGATGTGACTTTCCCCGAAGCCCTGAAAATCGGGTTTTTCCAGTGCATTGCCATGATTCCGGGGGTTTCGCGGTCGGCGGCCACCATCATTGGCGGGATGTTTCAGGGATTGACCCGCACGCAGGCGGCGGAATTCTCGTTCTTCCTGGCCGTTCCGACGATGGCCGCCGCTACGGGCTACAAACTGCTGAAAACCTACAAAATGCTCAGCGCCGACGACATCCAGATTCTGCTGATCGGCAACGCCGTGGCGTTCGTGGTCGGTCTGCTGGCCATTCGGGGCTTCGTCAGTTTTCTGACCCGGTATGGCTTCAAGGTCTTCGGCTATTACCGCATTGCCGTCGGTCTACTTCTGCTGGGCCTGCTGGCGGCGGGGGTGAAGCTGGAGGTGGTGTAGGATGGGTGGTTGAATGGTTGTAGATGGCTGAATGGCTAAATCCACAGCCACTTAACCATCCAGCCATTTACAGCCATTCAACCATTTTAACCATCCCAGCCAATCCTTCCGTATCTTTGCCCCATGCAACAACCACAACAGGACGAAGGGCAGGTTCTTCTGATCGATAAACCGCTGCGGTGGACCTCTTTCGACGTCGTCAACAAACTCCGATACGCCGGAAAATTTAAGAAAATAGGCCATGCCGGTACGCTGGACCCGCTGGCTACGGGCCTGCTGATTCTGTGTACCGGAAAGAAAACCAAGCAGATCGACCAGTACCAGGCGCAGGAAAAAGAGTACACCGGAACACTTGTGCTGGGCAAAACCACGCCCTCGGTCGATCTGGAAACGGAGTTTGATGCCGAATACAACCTCGCTGGTCTGACCGCCGAAGCGGTTCAGGAGGCCGTCCGCCAGCTGACCGGCGAAATTACCCAGATTCCCCCGATTTATTCGGCCGTCAAAGTGAACGGCGAACGGCTTTACGAAAAGGCCCGTCGGGGCGAAACCGCCGAAATTAAGTCGCGGACCGTTTCCGTTCCGGTGTTTGAGGTAGAAACCAGCCGTTTCCCGGAAATCGATTTTCGGATTGTTTGTTCCAAAGGGACGTATATTCGCAGTCTGGTTCGCGACCTGGGCCTTCTGCTCAACAATGGCGCGTACCTGAAAGTGCTGCGCCGCACCCGCATCGGGAACTTCCGGGTGGAAGACGCCGACACGGTAGAGGAATTTATAACGAAAATAAAGGCATCCGTCCCTCAGCCGTCAGTCGCCAGCCCGGAGGCGGGCCCCAACGACTGACCACCGGTGACCGACCGACCGCAGCGGCGGACCGCTGACGACTTTTTCATGAACGTTTACCACGGAATAGAGTCTTTCAAGCCATTGCCCTTTGCCGTCGTGACCAGCGGTACCTTTGATGGCGTTCACCTCGGGCATCAGAAAATCCTGAATCGATTAACGGAAATCGCCCGGAACAGCGGCTCGGCCGGGGCCGCTGGCCAAACGGTCGTGCTCACGTTCTGGCCGCATCCCCGCACGGTGGTTTCCAACGACAGCCAGGACCTGAAACTGCTTTCTACCCTCGACGAAAAGGTAGAACTGCTCGAACAGGCGGGCATCGACAACCTGATTATCATTCCCTTTACCCGGTCGTTTTCGGAGCTGACCTCCGAAGAGTTCATCCGGCAGATTCTGCTCGACAAAATCGGCACCCGGAAGCTGGTTATCGGCTACGACCACCGGTTTGGGCGTAACCGCGAAGGCGGGTTTGACTACATCCGCCAGCACGCTCCCGAATATGGCTTTGAAGTGGAAGAAATTCCGCGGCAGGACGTGGAAGCGGTCGGTGTCAGTTCGTCCAAAATCCGGGCGGCGCTGCTGGAAGGCAATCTGCGCATCGCTACCCAGTTTCTCGGACGGCCTTACAGCCTGACGGGCACCATCGTCAAAGGCCGGCAACTGGGCCGCACCATCGGCTTCCCGACGGCCAACATTCAGATTGATGACCACGAAAAGCTGATTCCGGCCAACGGCGTTTACGCGGTCGATGTCCTCTACCGGAACCAGCTATTGCAGGGCGCCATGAACATCGGCACCCGCCCGACGGTCGCCGGCACGAACCGGACCATTGAGGTCTACATCTTCGATTTCAATCAGGACATTTACGGCGAACATCTGACCGTGAAGCTGCGGGCGTACCTGCGTCCGGAGATGAAGTTCAACGGCCTGCCGGAGCTGGTGGAGCAGATGAACCGGGATGTGGAACGGGCCAAAGGCATTCTGGGGAACGGATAAACCCGCTTTGGTTTCTATTCGTGATGAGTGGTTTCGTCGGATCGGCACGGGCTTTGTACTTTTGCCGATTCGTTACCCAACCGCTATCTATGACCAAACGTTTCTTCTTACTTCTTTTCCTGTATTCTTCCCGACTCGTTGCCCAGGACGCTACCGTTTTTGCGCCTGATTCCGTCCGAAAAACCCTGCTGGCCCGGCCGGTCAATGCCGTTTTGCGCATCGACGGACGCCTCGACGAAGCCGCCTGGAAAACAGCACCCGTTCTGGCCGATTTCGTGATGATCGAGCCGGTGCAGGGCAGCCGTCCCACCCAGCAGACCGAAGTCCGCGTTTTATACAATCACCACTTTCTGTACATTTCGGCCTTCTGCCGCGATTCGCTGGGCCGCCGCGGCCTGCGGGTCACCGACTTCCGCCGGGATTTCAGCCCCCGCTCTCACGACCATTTTGGCATCGCCATCGACGGCTTTGGCGACCGGCGAAACGCCATGATGATGATGACCAACCCTTACGGCACCCAGCGCGACCTGCTTTCGTTTGACGATGCGCTGTACGATACGGACTGGGACGGACTGTGGCGTGTCCGGACAAGCCGGCTCGACTCGGGCTGGGTGGCCGAATTTGCCATTCCCTGGCAAACGCTGCGGTATCCAAAATCAGCGGACAGCACCCAAACGTGGGGCATCAACTTTTTCCGCAACCGCCGGATGACCAACGAAGCCACGGCCTGGTCGCCTTTCCCGAGGGCATTTAGCCCGCTGCGGATGGATTATGCCGGTCAACTGGCGAATTTGCAACCACCGCCGCCCTCGCCCAACATCCAGGTCAATCCTTACCTGCTCTGGTCCAACGACCGCTACGACGGCTCTGAGATTGGCAACCGAAGCCGCGACGCCCTGAAG from Tellurirhabdus rosea harbors:
- a CDS encoding serine hydrolase domain-containing protein; its protein translation is MASHAGGLSETDPQRVGFSADRLQRIDRLLQEYVDKKRIPGAVALVARNGQLVYHKGIGQDDTEAGKAMKREAIFRITGLTKLATTIAVMMLYEEGKLLLDDPIARYIPEFRNAKVLGRFNPRDSSFTSVPAKRQITIRNLLNHTSGISYPIVGLGPKEAMAIYQKNRIPNGVGTPSANLAASVKTLAQLPLMHQPGEKFTYGLNTDVLGYLVELVSGQKLDQFLRTRLFEPLGMKDTYFYLPAEKANLLTPLYTEDTTRTVKKMPAQMNPDYPKAAGTYLSGGSGLCSTALDYAALVQMILNQGEFNGKRILSPMSVRMMATNQIGSLAIGARRFGFGMALATSQEASLRPVSEGTMEWSGILGTTFFADPKENLIGILFINKYPNSFGDVDDKFKVLVYQALTGPETSSFQAIR
- a CDS encoding cell division protein FtsX encodes the protein MATKKRVGSYPSGMILFSLTSALFLMGFCGLLALQSKKLVQYIKENNEVRAFLDKDLEKDKREALQKTIYAKPYILYTNTAPQVTFVSRDDAAKEFIAETKENFNDLLTENPLRDSYRIKLREDYFEEAKLRSVKQDLESVDGVFEVVYQENIVDEINRNITKVYIVLSVFAVILLIIIVVLMNNTIRLALYSQRLLIRSMQLVGATNGFIQRPFLWRGIVQGFLAGLIATGLLIGLQQLANQNIEGWAMLQELDKIGLMFAGLLVLGMIIGLISTFQAVHRYLRMSLDELY
- a CDS encoding DUF3098 domain-containing protein, with amino-acid sequence MTKLPFGKANYTLMIVGVVVILLGFFIMSLDKEEFGFGALGLTVGPLIVFSGFIIEFFAILRRTGQDSQSNQ
- a CDS encoding undecaprenyl-diphosphate phosphatase, which codes for MSLFHAIMLAIIEGLTEFLPVSSTGHMIIYSSLVGISSQEFTKLFTINIQFGCILSVLVLYRRRFLVEARKAVQQTPIWYSALPAGLQKATRGHVGMLDFYIKLFVAFLPAAVIGFLLNDFIDSLLENIYVVAISLLLGGFVLIYIDRLINRVDRDYDVTFPEALKIGFFQCIAMIPGVSRSAATIIGGMFQGLTRTQAAEFSFFLAVPTMAAATGYKLLKTYKMLSADDIQILLIGNAVAFVVGLLAIRGFVSFLTRYGFKVFGYYRIAVGLLLLGLLAAGVKLEVV
- the truB gene encoding tRNA pseudouridine(55) synthase TruB → MQQPQQDEGQVLLIDKPLRWTSFDVVNKLRYAGKFKKIGHAGTLDPLATGLLILCTGKKTKQIDQYQAQEKEYTGTLVLGKTTPSVDLETEFDAEYNLAGLTAEAVQEAVRQLTGEITQIPPIYSAVKVNGERLYEKARRGETAEIKSRTVSVPVFEVETSRFPEIDFRIVCSKGTYIRSLVRDLGLLLNNGAYLKVLRRTRIGNFRVEDADTVEEFITKIKASVPQPSVASPEAGPND
- a CDS encoding bifunctional riboflavin kinase/FAD synthetase, which encodes MNVYHGIESFKPLPFAVVTSGTFDGVHLGHQKILNRLTEIARNSGSAGAAGQTVVLTFWPHPRTVVSNDSQDLKLLSTLDEKVELLEQAGIDNLIIIPFTRSFSELTSEEFIRQILLDKIGTRKLVIGYDHRFGRNREGGFDYIRQHAPEYGFEVEEIPRQDVEAVGVSSSKIRAALLEGNLRIATQFLGRPYSLTGTIVKGRQLGRTIGFPTANIQIDDHEKLIPANGVYAVDVLYRNQLLQGAMNIGTRPTVAGTNRTIEVYIFDFNQDIYGEHLTVKLRAYLRPEMKFNGLPELVEQMNRDVERAKGILGNG